Part of the Aureitalea marina genome, CCCTGAAAATACTGGTCCACCGGACTGTCAAACGAATTGAGGCTCATAACATAGGCCGTCAACGCATAATCAATATGGTGATTCCTAATCTTTGACCTTGGGTCTTGGAAAATGGCTTGGAAGCGGTCTGCGTATTTCGGACTTTTATTTAATTTATCAATTATGCTGGCATAATTGCTGTCAAATTCGTCCTCGGAAAAAACGACGTGTTCAAATTGGTCCTCCAAGCGTTTTACGCGCATATCATGGAAATAGCCAGAAGCATAAACGGCATAATTAAGTGTCATGGAGTTGCGCTTTAAAGGATGACCTGTATTGGAAATACTAGTTCTCATCCCGTCTGTAAAGGCTTTTTCCGGTAAGTGGCAACTCGCACAAGACATCCG contains:
- a CDS encoding cytochrome-c peroxidase; this encodes MLFFDPILSSDNRMSCASCHLPEKAFTDGMRTSISNTGHPLKRNSMTLNYAVYASGYFHDMRVKRLEDQFEHVVFSEDEFDSNYASIIDKLNKSPKYADRFQAIFQDPRSKIRNHHIDYALTAYVMSLNSFDSPVDQYFQGKREDLPAEIKRGFNLFTGKAACATCHFAPLFSGTVPPLYVESESEVLGVPNDKKPLLF